TCGTGTAGGCGGAGGTCAGTGCTGAGCAGGGCCCAGTGCAATGTGTAagcatgcatgtgcacacacacacacacccacacacacctgtactgaaGAGGAAGTACCTCCTATAATTGATAGCTGTTATTTGGTAACATTATGTTCTTTCTGATGGACActaaaaacatttctgtaatgTGCTCTGGACAAGCACATCTGATTAAAAAGGTAATATATATGAGAATATTCCAGCAATTTCTTTCTGCCTAAACTCTATACACCAAATCTGTAGCATTTGGTATGATGATCAGCGCAGGAAGTTTTGCATATTTTCCTGTACCgagaacagaaaataaatgtcatttacTCAGTCCATAAGCTTAGGTTACTAGGTGTTTAAGCAAACCACATTTTTGGTATTGAGGTTATTTATGAATTAAgcacaatatacagtatgtgtgcaaTTTAGGACAATTTATTTTCACTCCtaagctctgtgttgttttatgtagcactatGGTCCCggagaaacgtttcatttcactatgtactgtgtcagtagaaatgacaataaataaatacctgttTGACTTTATTTGAAATGATCCTTTCAGAGGCAGGACTCTttttccagtaaaaaaaaaaaaagttcctctacaccaaactcgctcatccatgtctttatggaccttgctttgtgcactggtgtgcagtcatgttggaacaggaaggggtcatctccaaactgttcccacaaagttgggagcattaaattgtccaaaatgtcttggtatactgaagcattaaaagcAAGGGGACatgcccaacacctgaattcaatgatttgcaggggtgtcccaaaacttttggcaatatagtgaagGAAGTGTGTGCACAGTTAAAATGTTTACTATTGTATGAGCGTGTAAAGTTTGTCAGCTAAGTATACTGTGAGTCACAGTGTAACCATTAATGGCTTATTCTGAATGCCACACATTGGACCTATTTAACCCTTATGTACTGCTGGGGACGTTTTAATCCACCAGGGGTCACTTTTGACTCTTAATTTGGTCTTAACTTTCTCTGTATTTCAGCAAATGACAAAGGTGACAAACCTTACTTTGAAACAAATTTTagaaaaatatgatttaaaaaatttcaaaaaGTCATTAATACACTGTGGGCAAATTCACTCAAAATCAACCTCAGTTCTGATCAaaactactgctactactttAAAACTAAAACTACTACTTTAATTGCCAAGTTCATAAATGATGTCATTGATTTGGGGGGaaaatgactgattttcaatataaaatgtgattgtggactggatattttatcacagtcttggacatgtgaaagattagtaacaacattGGCTTTGATGCATTGTTAGTTTTTGTGCAGCatcagatttacattttttctccCTCGTttacttttccatttttttctgtaaaaaaaatctagtctgcatcagatttatgaacatcatttattattttattatcttttataCAGCATGAAGAACTAAACTATTAAACTAACTTTTTTGCGCGTATGTGTGCGTTGTCTTTCCAGCAGGGCTTGCAGCATATCACATGGTGGTCTTTGCAAGGGTGTTCACCACAAGAGACGCAAGTGCtgattgttctttttttttgttttgtgcacCACTTGCATGTTCCCctcttcactcctgagctgCTGGTGTCTTCTGGTGTCTGGGGCTTTGTGTCTGAAGGGTCAGCTGCAGAAGACTGAATCTCTCTCACCAGTGAAGCAGCAACTGGTGCGTGAGGGAGATGATTTCTCCTCAATATTGCTGCAGAGACCAGAGAATTTCCCAGCTCTTCTATGTAAAGCCTCCTCCTATACAACTTTGCCTTTTTCCAGGAGGGATCCACAGCTGTGTAAATGACAAATGCATTATATGCTGTGATGTCcaacatattaaaaaataacaccTGTGGCCACCATTTGGTCCTCCTTCTGCAGCTGTAGGTGCCGACAAcctagaaaaataaaagaacaagtACAGATATCATCATGATAACAAGTAAAATCATGATAAGAAAAATCACGCAAAACATCGTCGAAACAAACTGTATCTCctacatttatctctaacaaGCACATGAATTCAGTAAAAAACTAACAGGAACAGGATGCATGTAGTAACAAATGGGTAATGGCACATACCTTGTCTAGATTGTCGACACCTCCCTTGCAGTGGTTGTAGTCCATGATTATCTCtggcttctttttttctccctctgtcaCCACTCCCTCGCGGTGCTTTGTGCTGATGAGGATCACATTCTTCCCCCGTCTTGGAACGTAACTCACGGCCGTGGTGTTCTTCGTGAAGGCGAAGACGGAGGAGAGGGCAGATCGTCCTTTAACCTCCACCAGGTTGGGTGGCAGCTCCGGTTTATTTTTCCTGATCGTCCCGACCAAGGCTATTTTTTTCTGCATAAGCTCCTGAGCAAGTGAGTAGGAGGTAAAAAAGTTGTCACAAGTGACAGTGACGCCCTGGAGTCCTTCTGTCATCTCCATGACAACACGCTTGCCCTGACCCACCTCTGGAGCACCACCTGTCTTTCCCAGGTAAATCTCACACTTCCAGGCATAGGATGTGGCGGCATCAGCAGTCACCCAAATTTTCATTCCATATTTGGCCGGTTTTTTTGGCATGTACTGCCGAAAGCTGCATCGCCCTTTGAATGGCACAAGCTGCTCATCCACTGTGACATTTTTACCGGGGTTAAATAGGAGGGGAAGGCGAAGCGTCCACATTTCCCACAGGGATCTGATGGGGACAAGCTTGTCCTCTCTAGGACGAGCTGGTCTCTGCAGCTTGTCGTCAAAGCGCAGAGCTCTGTTGATTCTATGAAAACTTGAGAGGGACATGGTGGCTCTGAAAATCGCACGACCACTGCGATCATCCCACAGGCTACGTGTGGATTCCCCTTTGGACCTGTAGACGCCTGCCAAAATCAGTAGCCCCATGTAGGCACGGAGATCGGTGGAGTCAATCTCGTTCCAGTTTTTCATTGTGCGGCGCCCATGGAGGTTGGTCATTCTGACAATGAGGTCAATCATCTCCTCCG
This genomic stretch from Hemibagrus wyckioides isolate EC202008001 linkage group LG08, SWU_Hwy_1.0, whole genome shotgun sequence harbors:
- the LOC131357407 gene encoding piggyBac transposable element-derived protein 4-like; its protein translation is METHMESNTRTEVLETDPSSELQEMQSSPSDTTDLDESDPDFVVGSSASSSSSPAPSTEGEEDAKDPGSGWIGRNGLVWFSTNEETLCFSQPARGVTPGPTRYAIVRVQNVVSAFDLFITEEMIDLIVRMTNLHGRRTMKNWNEIDSTDLRAYMGLLILAGVYRSKGESTRSLWDDRSGRAIFRATMSLSSFHRINRALRFDDKLQRPARPREDKLVPIRSLWEMWTLRLPLLFNPGKNVTVDEQLVPFKGRCSFRQYMPKKPAKYGMKIWVTADAATSYAWKCEIYLGKTGGAPEVGQGKRVVMEMTEGLQGVTVTCDNFFTSYSLAQELMQKKIALVGTIRKNKPELPPNLVEVKGRSALSSVFAFTKNTTAVSYVPRRGKNVILISTKHREGVVTEGEKKKPEIIMDYNHCKGGVDNLDKVVGTYSCRRRTKWWPQVLFFNMLDITAYNAFVIYTAVDPSWKKAKLYRRRLYIEELGNSLVSAAILRRNHLPHAPVAASLVREIQSSAADPSDTKPQTPEDTSSSGVKRGTCKWCTKQKKRTISTCVSCGEHPCKDHHVICCKPCWKDNAHIRAKKLV